Proteins encoded by one window of Lathyrus oleraceus cultivar Zhongwan6 chromosome 1, CAAS_Psat_ZW6_1.0, whole genome shotgun sequence:
- the LOC127078446 gene encoding protein trichome birefringence-like 11, which produces MVVFETLRKVKRLRLFEPSLVVVGFFLVFVITTCCFFYLDFREFKRFTWSREHDEDSNRVDFVGQKGDGCDLFEGNWVWDEKYPLYESKDCEFLDLGFRCSENGRPDLFYTKWRWQPKHCNLPRFNATMMLEKLRNKRLVFAGDSIGRNQWESLLCMLSSEVPNKESIYEVNGNPITKHKGFLVFKFKDYNCTIEYYRAPFLVLQSRPPSGAAEEIRTTLKLDQMDWNSRKWSDADVLVLNTGHWWNYEKTIKGGCYFQEGEEVKLDIKVEDAYKKSIETILNWIQDTINPSKTQVFFRTYAPVHFRGGDWKKDGNCHLETLPEIGSSLVPKDNWSQFKIANSAILEHTNSSQVMMKLKILNVTKMTAQRKDGHSSKYYLGLHENPHRQDCSHWCLPGVPDTWNELLYALFIKYETSHKWNLQHTTTH; this is translated from the exons ATGGTAGTTTTTGAAACATTAAGGAAGGTGAAGCGTTTAAGGTTGTTTGAACCGTCTTTGGTTGTGGTTGGATTTTTCCTAGTATTTGTGATTACTACATGTTGTTTCTTCTACTTGGATTTTAGAGAATTCAAGAGGTTTACTTGGTCAAGGGAACATGATGAAGATAGTAATAGAGTTGATTTTGTTGGACAAAAGGGTGATGGGTGTGATTTGTTTGAAGGGAATTGGGTTTGGGATGAAAAGTATCCATTGTATGAATCAAAAGATTGCGAATTTCTTGATTTAGGATTTCGTTGTTCTGAGAATGGAAGACCTGATTTGTTCTACACAAAGTGGAGATGGCAACCTAAACATTGTAACTTGCCCAG ATTCAATGCAACAATGATGTTGGAGAAACTAAGAAACAAGCGACTAGTATTTGCAGGTGACTCAATTGGAAGAAACCAATGGGAATCACTACTATGCATGCTCTCTTCTGAAGTTCCTAACAAAGAATCAATCTATGAAGTAAATGGCAATCCAATTACAAAGCACAAGGGATTCTTAGTGTTCAAATTCAAGGATTATAACTGTACAATAGAGTACTATAGAGCTCCATTTCTTGTACTGCAAAGTAGGCCTCCATCAGGAGCTGCTGAAGAGATTAGGACAACCTTAAAACTGGATCAAATGGATTGGAATTCTAGAAAATGGAGTGATGCTGATGTTTTGGTTCTTAACACAGGACATTGGTGGAATTACGAGAAAACTATCAAAGG GGGTTGCTATTTTCAAGAAGGTGAAGAAGTTAAGTTGGATATAAAGGTAGAAGACGCATATAAGAAGTCTATTGAAACAATATTGAATTGGATACAAGATACAATAAACCCTAGCAAGACGCAAGTTTTCTTTCGAACATATGCACCTGTGCATTTCAG AGGTGGAGATTGGAAGAAAGATGGAAACTGTCATTTGGAAACACTGCCAGAAATTGGATCATCATTGGTACCTAAAGATAATTGGTCACAGTTCAAAATTGCAAATTCTGCAATATTAGAACACACGAACAGTTCTCAAGTTATGATGAAGTTGAAGATATTGAATGTGACAAAGATGACAGCTCAGAGAAAAGATGGACATTCATCAAAGTATTATTTGGGTCTTCATGAAAATCCACATCGACAAGATTGTAGCCATTGGTGTCTTCCTGGTGTACCTGATACATGGAATGAGTTACTTTATGCTTTGTTTATAAAATATGAAACTTCTCATAAGTGGAACTTGCAACATACTACTACACATTGA